A window of the Streptomyces sp. NBC_00454 genome harbors these coding sequences:
- a CDS encoding DNA-3-methyladenine glycosylase I, translating to MSGVVAGPDGELRCPWGLATEDYIAYHDTEWGRPVHGDDELYERLCLEAFQSGLSWLTILRKREGFRAAFAGFEIGKVAEFGEADVARLLADEGIIRNRAKIEATLANARTLAEWGAGELDALIWSHAPQPPKTAAARLRAAPKTTQDVPAVTAESTALAKALKKAGIRFVGPTTAYALMQACGLVNDHLAHCISREAA from the coding sequence GTGAGCGGGGTAGTCGCCGGGCCCGACGGGGAGCTGCGCTGCCCGTGGGGACTGGCCACCGAGGACTACATCGCGTACCACGACACCGAGTGGGGCCGTCCGGTCCACGGGGACGACGAGCTCTACGAGCGGCTGTGCCTGGAGGCCTTCCAGTCGGGGCTGTCCTGGCTGACGATCCTGCGCAAGCGGGAGGGTTTCCGGGCGGCGTTCGCGGGCTTCGAGATCGGCAAGGTCGCGGAGTTCGGCGAGGCCGACGTGGCCCGCCTCCTCGCGGACGAGGGGATCATCCGCAACCGGGCGAAGATCGAAGCGACCCTCGCCAACGCCAGGACCCTGGCCGAGTGGGGCGCGGGAGAACTGGACGCGCTGATCTGGTCCCACGCCCCCCAGCCCCCGAAGACGGCGGCGGCCCGGCTGCGCGCGGCCCCGAAGACCACGCAGGACGTGCCGGCGGTGACGGCGGAGTCGACGGCGCTGGCGAAGGCGCTGAAGAAGGCGGGCATCCGCTTCGTCGGCCCGACGACGGCCTACGCCCTCATGCAGGCCTGCGGCCTGGTCAACGACCACCTGGCCCACTGCATCTCCCGCGAAGCCGCCTGA
- a CDS encoding enoyl-CoA hydratase/isomerase family protein: MADSVLYEVTDGLATITINRPEAMNAMNTQTKVALRDAVEAAAADGAVRAVLLTAAGDRAFCVGQDLKEHVGFLKADRESGSSLTMSTVAEHYNPIVRALTQMPKPVVAGVNGVAAGAGFGFALAADFRVVADTASFNTSFAGVALTADSGVSWTLPRLIGGSRASDLLLFPRSVKAQEALELGIANRVVPSAELASEALAVARRLAEGPTVAYAALKESLAYGASRSLSEALEHEDTLQTRAGASEDHGIAVAAFLAKQAPRYLGR; this comes from the coding sequence ATGGCCGACAGCGTGCTCTACGAAGTGACCGACGGACTCGCCACCATCACGATCAACCGTCCCGAAGCCATGAACGCCATGAACACGCAGACCAAGGTCGCCCTGCGCGACGCGGTCGAGGCGGCCGCCGCCGATGGGGCCGTACGAGCGGTCCTGCTCACCGCGGCCGGCGACCGGGCGTTCTGCGTCGGCCAGGACCTCAAGGAACACGTCGGGTTCCTGAAGGCCGACCGCGAGAGCGGTTCCTCGCTCACCATGAGCACGGTCGCGGAGCACTACAACCCGATCGTCCGGGCCCTGACGCAGATGCCGAAGCCGGTGGTCGCGGGAGTGAACGGCGTCGCGGCGGGCGCGGGCTTCGGCTTCGCGCTGGCGGCGGACTTCCGGGTGGTCGCGGACACCGCCTCCTTCAACACCTCCTTCGCCGGGGTCGCCCTGACGGCCGACTCGGGCGTCTCCTGGACCCTGCCCCGCCTGATCGGCGGCTCGCGCGCCTCGGACCTGCTCCTCTTCCCCCGTTCGGTGAAGGCCCAGGAGGCGCTGGAACTCGGCATCGCGAACCGCGTCGTCCCCTCGGCCGAGCTGGCCTCGGAGGCCCTTGCCGTGGCCCGGCGGCTGGCGGAGGGCCCGACGGTGGCGTACGCCGCGCTGAAGGAATCCCTGGCGTACGGGGCCTCGCGGTCGCTTTCCGAGGCGCTGGAGCACGAGGACACCCTCCAGACCCGTGCGGGGGCCTCTGAGGACCACGGGATCGCGGTCGCCGCCTTCCTCGCGAAGCAGGCGCCGCGCTACCTGGGGCGCTAG
- a CDS encoding DUF3117 domain-containing protein: MAAMKPRTGDGPLEVTKEGRGIVMRVPLEGGGRLVVELTPDEADALGDALKKVVG; encoded by the coding sequence ATGGCGGCCATGAAGCCGCGGACGGGCGACGGCCCGCTCGAGGTCACCAAGGAGGGGCGGGGCATCGTCATGCGCGTACCGCTTGAGGGCGGCGGTCGACTTGTCGTCGAGCTGACCCCGGACGAAGCGGACGCCCTGGGTGACGCCCTGAAGAAGGTCGTCGGCTGA
- a CDS encoding class I SAM-dependent methyltransferase: MRQLWGQERVITGNRQTSWAFADAFVAEDDALRWARDRSREAGLRSVSPGTGAALRLLAATADAKAVAEIGTGTGVSGIHLLHGMRADGVLTTVDPEPDRQAFARQAFRAAGFAGNRARFIPGRALDVLPRLADGGYDLVFCDGDPSESLDYLAESLRLLRPGGLVCFEGVFSDGRTVDSAAQPVEVLRVRELLRTVRESPALEAALLPVGDGLLCAVRR, from the coding sequence TTGCGCCAACTATGGGGACAGGAGAGGGTCATTACCGGCAACCGGCAGACGAGCTGGGCGTTCGCCGACGCGTTTGTCGCCGAAGACGACGCTCTGCGATGGGCCCGCGACCGGTCCAGGGAAGCGGGCCTGCGCTCCGTCTCCCCCGGCACCGGGGCCGCGCTGCGCCTGCTCGCCGCCACCGCGGACGCCAAGGCGGTCGCCGAAATCGGCACCGGCACAGGCGTGTCGGGCATCCACCTCCTGCACGGAATGCGTGCCGACGGGGTGCTGACCACCGTGGATCCGGAACCCGACCGGCAGGCCTTCGCCCGCCAGGCCTTCCGCGCCGCCGGCTTCGCGGGCAACCGCGCCCGCTTCATTCCGGGCCGCGCGCTCGACGTCCTGCCCCGGCTCGCCGACGGCGGCTACGACCTCGTCTTCTGCGACGGGGACCCGTCCGAGTCCCTCGACTACCTCGCTGAATCGTTGCGCCTGCTGCGCCCCGGCGGACTGGTCTGCTTCGAGGGAGTCTTCTCCGACGGCCGTACGGTCGACTCCGCGGCCCAGCCGGTGGAGGTGCTCCGCGTCCGCGAGCTGCTGCGCACCGTCCGCGAGAGCCCGGCCCTGGAGGCCGCGCTGCTGCCGGTGGGCGACGGCCTGCTGTGCGCCGTCCGACGCTGA
- the sigE gene encoding RNA polymerase sigma factor SigE, whose translation MVGNPLDTTRADRGGAAAPVDRGGVLRRLFWSAGEPKSVTNIADRFRTVDTATTATFAADAGSQAWTPPSWEEIVSTHSARVYRLAYRLTGNQHDAEDLTQEVFVRVFRSLSTYTPGTFEGWLHRITTNLFLDMVRRKQRIRFDALADDAAERLPSREPSPQQVLHDTHFDADVQQALDTLAPEFRAAVVLCDIEGLSYEEIAATLGVKLGTVRSRIHRGRSHLRKALKHRSPEARAEQRALAGVAVGAPGAGGEGGAE comes from the coding sequence ATGGTAGGGAATCCGCTGGACACCACCAGAGCCGACAGGGGAGGTGCGGCTGCGCCTGTGGATCGTGGGGGTGTTCTCCGACGCCTCTTCTGGTCGGCCGGTGAGCCGAAATCCGTGACCAACATTGCTGACCGTTTCCGCACCGTAGACACCGCAACCACCGCGACCTTTGCCGCCGATGCGGGCTCCCAGGCGTGGACCCCTCCCTCGTGGGAGGAGATCGTCAGCACGCACAGTGCGCGGGTCTACCGTCTCGCCTACCGGCTGACGGGCAACCAGCACGACGCCGAGGACCTGACGCAGGAAGTCTTCGTCCGCGTCTTCCGCTCACTGTCCACGTACACGCCCGGCACGTTCGAGGGCTGGCTGCACCGGATCACGACGAACCTGTTCCTGGACATGGTCCGCCGCAAGCAGCGCATCCGCTTCGACGCGCTCGCCGACGACGCCGCCGAGCGGCTGCCGAGCCGTGAGCCGTCCCCGCAGCAGGTGCTGCACGACACCCACTTCGATGCGGACGTGCAGCAGGCGCTGGACACCCTCGCGCCCGAGTTCCGCGCGGCCGTGGTGCTGTGTGACATCGAGGGTCTTTCGTACGAGGAGATCGCGGCCACGCTCGGCGTGAAGCTCGGCACCGTGCGCAGCCGTATCCACCGAGGCCGTTCGCACCTGCGCAAGGCGCTCAAGCACCGGTCCCCCGAGGCCCGTGCGGAGCAGCGTGCGCTGGCCGGAGTGGCAGTGGGCGCCCCGGGCGCCGGGGGAGAGGGCGGAGCCGAGTGA
- a CDS encoding zf-HC2 domain-containing protein produces the protein MSGISPSPSPAEQASSAERHLGDRLAALVDGELGHDARERVLAHLATCSKCKAEADAQRRLKTMFVESAPPPLSAGLLARLQGLPGGSPDGPSGPPGPFGPPPGADPFSSFAYAPPAAAVGPQGGFPIHKMGGQEAGRSRRRFAFVAAGAVSLAAIALGGSLPVDAVEPNARGDAPAARTGPVVPVFDAVARENRIPRPGTIPTLRPEPPLASTSPTATPASARPVSLSR, from the coding sequence GTGAGCGGGATCAGTCCTTCCCCGTCGCCCGCCGAACAGGCGTCCTCCGCCGAACGGCATTTGGGCGACCGGCTCGCCGCCCTCGTGGACGGGGAGCTGGGCCACGACGCGCGCGAGCGCGTACTGGCGCACCTGGCGACGTGCTCCAAGTGCAAGGCCGAGGCCGATGCGCAGCGCCGCCTGAAGACCATGTTCGTGGAGAGCGCGCCGCCCCCGCTGTCGGCGGGGCTGCTGGCGCGGCTCCAGGGTCTGCCCGGAGGCAGTCCTGACGGCCCCTCCGGTCCACCCGGCCCCTTCGGCCCGCCCCCGGGCGCCGACCCCTTCTCCTCCTTCGCCTACGCGCCCCCCGCGGCCGCGGTCGGGCCGCAGGGAGGCTTCCCCATACACAAGATGGGCGGCCAGGAGGCGGGCCGCTCGCGGCGCCGCTTCGCGTTCGTGGCGGCCGGGGCGGTATCGCTCGCCGCGATCGCGCTGGGCGGCTCGCTGCCGGTGGACGCCGTCGAGCCCAACGCCCGGGGCGATGCCCCCGCCGCGCGGACCGGCCCCGTGGTACCGGTGTTCGACGCCGTGGCCCGCGAAAACCGGATCCCGCGCCCCGGCACCATCCCCACGCTCCGCCCGGAGCCCCCCCTGGCCTCCACCTCCCCCACCGCCACCCCGGCCTCGGCCCGCCCGGTCTCCTTGTCGCGCTAG